Proteins found in one Brevibacillus brevis genomic segment:
- a CDS encoding serine hydrolase domain-containing protein translates to MQRSDWPTTEGQAGDPAVLNIDAEKLAELDPIIKASYSNINGIVVVRNGYLVYESYFHGYGPKDRHHVASVTKSILSALIGIAIEERFIKNVDQKVLDFFPDYAPDHTDTQAISIRHLLTMTAPYPFEDWHEPLDKMCMQSDWVTYTLDMLGQKGEIGAFKYSTAGAHLLSAILTRSTGKSAREFANEHLFKPIGIEEIPDYDMKAFGFEDLFGNDVRGWVKDPDNNSTGGWGLTLTPRDMARIGLLYLNRGCWDNHQIIPEAWIDESTAMNPNQYGYLWWLREEDGVFSYAALGDGGNVICCIPEKNLVVAIASAFMPNSRDRWTLIKEHISWAVN, encoded by the coding sequence ATGCAAAGAAGCGATTGGCCTACTACAGAGGGGCAAGCAGGAGACCCGGCCGTGTTGAACATAGACGCTGAAAAACTAGCAGAGCTAGACCCTATCATTAAAGCCTCGTACAGCAACATAAACGGAATCGTTGTTGTGAGAAATGGTTATCTCGTCTATGAAAGCTATTTTCATGGCTATGGACCGAAAGATAGGCACCATGTAGCGTCTGTAACGAAAAGTATTCTATCCGCTCTCATTGGTATTGCTATAGAGGAACGGTTTATCAAAAATGTCGACCAAAAGGTGCTGGATTTTTTCCCAGACTATGCACCCGATCATACGGATACACAAGCAATCTCCATTCGCCATCTTCTCACGATGACAGCCCCCTATCCTTTTGAGGACTGGCACGAACCACTGGACAAGATGTGTATGCAGTCCGATTGGGTAACATATACCCTGGATATGCTCGGGCAAAAGGGAGAGATTGGAGCGTTTAAGTATTCGACCGCTGGAGCGCATCTGCTTTCAGCCATCCTTACACGCAGCACAGGTAAAAGTGCCAGAGAATTTGCCAACGAACACTTGTTTAAACCCATCGGTATAGAAGAAATCCCTGATTATGATATGAAAGCGTTTGGGTTTGAAGATTTATTCGGGAATGATGTGAGAGGGTGGGTAAAGGATCCTGACAACAACTCCACAGGAGGATGGGGGCTCACGTTAACTCCCCGTGATATGGCACGTATTGGCTTGCTCTATCTGAATCGCGGCTGTTGGGACAATCATCAGATCATTCCAGAGGCTTGGATAGATGAATCAACCGCAATGAATCCCAATCAATACGGCTATTTATGGTGGTTGCGTGAAGAGGACGGTGTTTTTTCATATGCTGCACTGGGCGATGGCGGTAATGTTATCTGCTGTATCCCGGAAAAAAACCTCGTCGTAGCCATTGCTTCAGCATTCATGCCGAATTCTCGTGATCGATGGACGCTGATCAAGGAGCATATTAGCTGGGCGGTAAACTAA
- a CDS encoding MerR family transcriptional regulator has protein sequence MLAIGEFSKICGVSTKTLRYYAEIGLMNPDEINPENGYRYYSIKQLTKMLFINRLKSYHFSLDEIKAILEVEDDQSEEKLVSALLRKQKEMYEKRNALDYTIKQLNHDLLKMAQGIPMMAYPDNIEVQLVETQPIPILSLRQILTSADYATGYGKYFGKLYERVATEKLNLLGTPMTIYHSPEYNPSGNDTEFALPVAEAVKGTRDFPGGLCAKSVCQGPYSELTSVYARLREWVENEGYELVRSPYEVYVTAPDHPSVVTEVYFPVRKEKIDILRA, from the coding sequence GTGCTAGCAATCGGAGAGTTCTCAAAGATATGCGGAGTGTCAACGAAAACGCTTCGTTATTATGCCGAAATTGGACTAATGAACCCGGACGAGATTAATCCTGAAAATGGCTATCGGTATTATTCTATCAAGCAACTGACAAAGATGCTCTTCATCAACCGTTTGAAATCGTACCATTTTTCGCTGGACGAAATCAAAGCCATTCTGGAAGTGGAAGATGATCAATCGGAAGAAAAGCTTGTCTCCGCGCTTCTTCGCAAACAAAAGGAAATGTATGAAAAACGAAACGCTTTGGACTATACCATAAAACAACTGAACCATGATCTTTTGAAAATGGCGCAGGGGATCCCCATGATGGCATACCCTGACAACATAGAAGTACAGCTTGTGGAGACCCAGCCAATCCCTATTCTCTCGTTACGCCAGATACTGACGAGTGCTGATTATGCAACAGGATATGGAAAGTACTTTGGTAAGCTGTATGAAAGGGTTGCGACTGAAAAGCTTAACTTGCTCGGTACACCAATGACGATTTATCACAGCCCTGAATACAATCCCTCTGGAAACGATACAGAGTTTGCGCTCCCGGTCGCGGAGGCTGTAAAGGGAACAAGGGATTTTCCAGGGGGACTTTGTGCAAAGTCTGTCTGTCAGGGTCCTTACTCAGAATTGACATCGGTATATGCCAGGTTGAGGGAATGGGTAGAAAATGAAGGATATGAATTGGTGAGATCACCTTACGAAGTCTATGTAACCGCACCCGATCATCCCAGTGTTGTTACGGAAGTGTATTTTCCAGTCAGAAAAGAAAAAATTGACATTCTCCGTGCATAG
- a CDS encoding GNAT family N-acetyltransferase, whose amino-acid sequence MDIFIRELRAGDDDCGSNIDGSFIVDSTLVLQLMGQRIGYTVKEVPLRNKSYDDEHLEEDTVEDYSNYIGNPHQIIYVALVNNQVVGQIVLKRNWNKFAYVEDIKVDKQYRGYGLGKKLIEQAIRWTKDGGMTGIMLETQSNNVRACKFYESCGFVIGGFDSYVYRGLDKDSDEVAIYWYLMLD is encoded by the coding sequence ATGGATATTTTCATTAGGGAACTGCGTGCTGGGGACGATGATTGTGGTTCAAACATTGATGGGAGCTTTATCGTAGACTCTACCCTTGTCTTACAACTTATGGGACAGCGAATCGGATATACGGTGAAGGAGGTCCCTCTTAGGAATAAAAGCTACGATGATGAACACCTTGAGGAAGATACTGTTGAGGATTATTCGAACTATATCGGCAATCCCCATCAAATCATTTATGTAGCGCTCGTGAATAATCAAGTTGTGGGTCAAATTGTTTTGAAAAGAAATTGGAACAAATTTGCCTATGTGGAAGATATTAAAGTTGATAAGCAATATAGAGGATACGGTCTCGGTAAAAAACTAATCGAACAGGCTATACGTTGGACGAAGGATGGCGGGATGACGGGAATCATGCTGGAGACACAAAGTAATAATGTCCGCGCATGTAAATTCTACGAAAGTTGTGGTTTTGTCATCGGAGGTTTCGATTCCTACGTCTACAGGGGGCTTGACAAAGATAGTGATGAGGTAGCAATTTACTGGTATCTCATGCTTGATTAA
- a CDS encoding MFS transporter: MSRSDTRNRFIIIAMALGLLMSSLDNTITSAAISHIIKDIGGFESMSWVFTSYVLAATSTMLIFGKMSDLFGRKLFYLLGITIFLIGSALCGVAQSIEQLIAFRALQGIGSGALFPITFTILFTLSSDPKYTARISGVFAGIFGLSSIAGPQVGTLLSDYLGWRWCFYVNVPIGLLSLLTLLFSLKESRSHTKPTIDYWGTVTLIVACVAVMLALEWGGKEYEWSSWQIISLFALAGIVGIAFIMVERHVQEPILPFQIFQNRMVVATCIACLSQGAIMFAAITYLPIFAVAVLGYPNSNSVLTPLMLSLTGGAVVFGMLQTKFSFRSLMAFSMLACVVSSIFLMYVSTGISFFFLTLLMILFGFAAIGPLMSVAQNAIVHSVDKKYIGISSSIVGFCRNMGGVLGASITAAVVNQNYASIVSTGASLHGISLEKVADLLNPEVLMREPLTIEPSVHSFLSHSLGSAINHGYTVGLIFAVIGFFSVLYAGPGKLERQQKSVES, encoded by the coding sequence ATGTCACGATCCGATACACGTAATCGCTTCATTATCATTGCAATGGCACTGGGCTTACTGATGTCTTCCCTCGACAATACCATCACTTCGGCGGCTATTAGTCACATTATTAAAGATATCGGTGGCTTTGAAAGCATGAGCTGGGTTTTCACCTCATACGTCTTAGCCGCGACCAGTACGATGCTCATCTTCGGGAAAATGTCCGATCTTTTTGGACGCAAGTTGTTTTACTTACTAGGGATTACGATTTTTCTCATTGGCTCGGCACTGTGTGGCGTTGCCCAAAGCATCGAACAGCTAATTGCTTTTCGTGCCCTTCAAGGAATTGGTTCAGGGGCGCTCTTTCCGATTACTTTCACAATCCTGTTTACGCTATCCTCTGATCCGAAATATACGGCACGAATCTCTGGCGTGTTTGCCGGAATCTTTGGGCTCTCCTCTATCGCCGGCCCTCAAGTCGGGACCTTGCTCTCTGATTACTTGGGGTGGCGTTGGTGCTTTTATGTCAATGTTCCGATCGGTTTGTTGTCTCTCTTAACGCTTCTGTTTTCCCTAAAAGAATCCCGTTCTCATACAAAGCCAACGATTGACTATTGGGGTACCGTTACATTAATCGTCGCTTGTGTAGCTGTCATGCTGGCGCTTGAATGGGGAGGAAAAGAATATGAGTGGTCTTCTTGGCAAATCATCTCACTGTTTGCACTGGCCGGAATAGTGGGGATCGCTTTTATTATGGTAGAACGTCATGTACAGGAACCGATCCTTCCTTTCCAGATTTTCCAAAACCGAATGGTGGTCGCGACTTGTATCGCCTGTCTTTCTCAAGGTGCCATCATGTTTGCTGCTATTACTTATTTGCCTATTTTCGCTGTGGCCGTACTTGGATATCCGAACTCCAATAGTGTTTTGACCCCGTTGATGCTCTCTTTGACGGGAGGTGCCGTGGTATTCGGAATGTTGCAAACAAAATTTTCCTTTCGATCTCTCATGGCGTTCTCTATGCTCGCTTGTGTAGTTAGTTCTATTTTTCTTATGTACGTTTCAACTGGCATTTCCTTCTTTTTCTTAACACTCTTGATGATTCTGTTCGGGTTTGCTGCAATCGGGCCGTTAATGAGCGTTGCACAAAACGCGATCGTGCATTCGGTTGATAAAAAATATATCGGTATTTCTTCCTCGATCGTTGGTTTTTGTCGAAACATGGGAGGCGTACTCGGCGCATCGATCACGGCTGCTGTTGTGAACCAAAATTATGCGAGTATCGTATCCACAGGGGCGTCATTACATGGCATTTCCTTGGAGAAAGTAGCTGATCTGCTTAATCCTGAAGTTCTCATGCGTGAGCCTTTAACAATTGAGCCGAGTGTTCATTCTTTTCTGAGTCACTCTCTAGGAAGCGCCATCAATCATGGTTATACCGTGGGATTGATTTTCGCCGTTATTGGTTTCTTTTCTGTACTATACGCAGGCCCTGGCAAGCTTGAGCGCCAGCAAAAGAGTGTCGAATCATAA
- a CDS encoding winged helix-turn-helix transcriptional regulator — protein sequence MRETCVPTGVELKDTGFGYTLSLIGGKYKMIILYWLAEKKVMRHNELKRSIGTISFKTLSLMLKELEADDLIIRKEFPQVPPKVEYSLTERGLSLIPLLNMMCDWGEKNSVPPREEVKQQA from the coding sequence GTGCGTGAAACCTGTGTTCCGACTGGTGTGGAGCTGAAAGACACTGGCTTTGGATATACATTGTCTCTAATAGGCGGTAAATATAAAATGATCATTTTGTATTGGCTAGCTGAAAAGAAGGTAATGCGGCATAATGAGCTAAAGCGAAGTATCGGTACCATTTCTTTTAAAACGCTAAGCTTGATGTTAAAAGAGCTGGAGGCAGATGACCTGATCATCCGCAAGGAATTCCCCCAAGTCCCTCCCAAAGTGGAATATTCCTTAACAGAACGTGGGCTTTCTCTGATTCCCTTATTAAATATGATGTGCGACTGGGGAGAGAAAAACAGCGTGCCCCCTCGGGAGGAAGTAAAGCAGCAAGCATAG
- a CDS encoding NAD(P)H-dependent oxidoreductase, producing the protein MKTLVIVTHPSIETSVINKRWVEELKIYPEKYTVHELHKAYPDGNIDVEKEQQLIESHGNLVLQFPVYWFNCPPLLKKWLDDVFAYGWAYGSKGGDKLKNRKAALAVSAGIRKEDYQEEGRYRYTLAQILTPFETTFRYCHADYRSFFAYYGTETESGENVPGQELEPTGSVLDKSAQDYLKFIDNL; encoded by the coding sequence TTGAAAACCCTTGTAATTGTCACACATCCAAGCATCGAAACATCCGTCATCAACAAGCGATGGGTAGAAGAACTCAAAATATATCCAGAAAAGTATACCGTACACGAATTGCATAAGGCATACCCAGATGGAAACATTGATGTGGAAAAAGAACAGCAATTGATTGAATCGCATGGGAATCTTGTTTTACAGTTCCCGGTTTACTGGTTTAATTGTCCGCCTCTCCTGAAAAAATGGCTTGACGATGTTTTTGCATATGGGTGGGCGTACGGTTCAAAAGGAGGCGATAAATTAAAGAATCGCAAAGCTGCATTAGCCGTATCTGCGGGAATAAGGAAAGAGGATTATCAGGAAGAGGGAAGGTATCGGTATACACTTGCGCAAATATTGACCCCTTTTGAAACAACCTTCCGCTACTGCCACGCAGATTATCGTTCATTCTTTGCGTATTATGGTACGGAGACGGAGTCCGGGGAAAATGTACCTGGTCAAGAGCTTGAACCGACCGGCAGCGTATTGGATAAGAGTGCGCAAGATTATTTGAAATTCATTGATAACCTGTAA
- a CDS encoding GNAT family N-acetyltransferase, whose amino-acid sequence MFGLLRLIHATEGNQYEQAHELFMKYVDSLGVDLSFQNIATELQNIPGEYAPPDGCILLALDDEQPAGCVALRKIDEQVCEMKRLYVKPEWKGRGVGKKLALAIMDDAKLRGYSFIRLDTLPTMEQAIQLYRSLGFYPIEPYRFNPIEGTLYMEKKLI is encoded by the coding sequence GTGTTTGGATTGCTGCGTTTGATTCATGCAACAGAAGGAAATCAATACGAACAAGCACATGAACTTTTCATGAAGTACGTAGATTCATTAGGAGTTGATTTGAGCTTTCAAAATATTGCGACCGAATTGCAAAATATACCGGGCGAATACGCACCCCCAGACGGTTGTATTTTGTTGGCGTTAGATGATGAACAGCCAGCAGGATGTGTTGCCTTACGAAAAATAGATGAACAAGTTTGCGAAATGAAGAGGTTGTATGTGAAACCTGAATGGAAAGGAAGGGGCGTTGGGAAAAAATTAGCCTTGGCGATCATGGACGATGCGAAATTACGAGGCTATTCCTTCATCCGTTTAGATACGCTTCCTACGATGGAACAAGCAATTCAGCTATACCGCTCGTTGGGATTCTATCCAATTGAGCCCTATCGTTTCAATCCGATTGAAGGCACGCTGTATATGGAGAAAAAGCTCATATAA